A portion of the Clostridium gelidum genome contains these proteins:
- the coaBC gene encoding bifunctional phosphopantothenoylcysteine decarboxylase/phosphopantothenate--cysteine ligase CoaBC has product MNRNVVIGVSGGIAAYKALEIVSLLIKKGVNVNVIMTESATKFVTPLSFQSLSQNMVSCDMFTEPKAWEIQHISLAEKADVFLVAPATANIIGKVANGIADDMLSTTIMATKAKVIFAPAMNTNMYENPIVQDNIKKLKSFGYEFIDPAEGRLACGTTGKGKLESPEVIVDRVLMELNEKKDLLNKNVIVTAGPTIAPIDPVRFITNRSTGKMGYAIAKEARNRGANVTLISGPTALEVPRNINVINVSTNEEMKNEVIKRFDSADIVIKSAAVADYKPKNYSAQKIKKTNGDLGIEFTRDNDILMELGNKKQKQILVGFAAESQNLKENARLKLKRKNLDYIVANDITASDTGFASEDNKVIVLSKEGKEIHLDKMSKEKIASNLFDIIFEKR; this is encoded by the coding sequence ATGAACAGAAATGTAGTGATAGGAGTAAGTGGGGGTATTGCAGCATATAAAGCCTTAGAAATTGTAAGTTTACTTATAAAAAAAGGTGTTAATGTGAATGTAATTATGACCGAGTCAGCTACTAAATTTGTAACACCACTTTCTTTTCAATCATTAAGTCAAAATATGGTTTCATGTGATATGTTTACAGAACCAAAAGCCTGGGAAATTCAGCATATTAGTTTAGCAGAAAAGGCAGATGTGTTTTTAGTAGCACCTGCTACTGCTAATATAATAGGAAAAGTTGCAAATGGAATAGCTGATGATATGCTTTCAACTACAATAATGGCAACAAAAGCTAAGGTTATTTTTGCACCTGCAATGAATACAAATATGTATGAAAATCCTATAGTTCAAGATAATATAAAAAAGCTTAAGTCTTTTGGATATGAATTTATAGATCCAGCAGAAGGACGACTTGCTTGTGGAACAACAGGAAAAGGGAAACTTGAAAGTCCAGAAGTTATAGTAGATCGTGTTTTAATGGAACTAAATGAGAAAAAAGATTTATTAAATAAGAATGTTATAGTAACAGCAGGGCCAACTATAGCACCTATAGATCCTGTTAGGTTTATTACAAATAGATCAACTGGAAAAATGGGTTATGCAATAGCTAAAGAAGCACGAAATAGAGGTGCTAATGTAACTTTAATCTCTGGGCCAACAGCGCTAGAGGTTCCAAGGAACATTAATGTTATTAACGTTTCAACAAATGAAGAGATGAAAAATGAAGTTATCAAGCGATTTGATAGTGCTGATATAGTAATTAAATCAGCAGCTGTTGCCGATTATAAACCTAAAAATTACAGCGCTCAAAAGATAAAAAAAACTAATGGAGATTTAGGGATAGAATTCACTCGCGATAATGATATTTTAATGGAACTTGGAAATAAAAAACAAAAACAAATTTTGGTGGGCTTTGCAGCTGAAAGTCAGAATTTAAAGGAAAATGCTAGACTTAAACTTAAAAGAAAGAATTTAGATTATATTGTAGCAAATGATATAACTGCAAGTGATACTGGTTTTGCCTCAGAAGATAATAAAGTAATAGTTTTATCTAAAGAAGGAAAAGAAATACATTTAGATAAGATGAGTAAAGAAAAAATTGCAAGTAATTTATTTGATATCATATTTGAGAAGCGCTAG
- the rpoZ gene encoding DNA-directed RNA polymerase subunit omega, whose protein sequence is MNNSMIEPSVVDLLDKIHDRYSLVMLTSKRARQLIEGSQPKILVDSKKPLTIAIKELDEDAFEFEILKQGQE, encoded by the coding sequence ATGAACAACTCTATGATTGAACCATCAGTGGTAGATTTATTAGACAAAATACATGACAGATATTCTTTGGTAATGTTAACATCAAAGAGAGCTAGACAATTAATTGAGGGTTCTCAACCTAAAATTTTAGTGGATTCAAAAAAACCATTAACAATTGCAATTAAAGAATTGGATGAAGATGCATTTGAATTTGAAATCTTAAAGCAAGGTCAAGAATAA
- the gmk gene encoding guanylate kinase: MTVDGRGLLIVISGPSGAGKGTICKSFMDRNKNVELSVSATTRNPRNGEVEGINYHFMSKKQFKEKIKANDFLEYAEVYDNYYGTPKSNVEEILESGKDVILEIDIQGALKVKENTEEGVFIFILPPSMEELKQRIISRGSETQESLMKRFNSAYKEINYISKYNYAVVNDKVETAVEKLEAIISAEKCRVDRIKDSILYSKEGMTNEQLYD; this comes from the coding sequence ATGACAGTCGATGGTAGAGGGCTACTAATAGTTATATCAGGACCATCAGGTGCAGGGAAAGGTACTATATGTAAAAGTTTTATGGATAGAAATAAAAACGTAGAGTTATCTGTGTCTGCAACTACACGAAATCCAAGAAACGGAGAAGTGGAAGGAATTAATTACCACTTTATGTCTAAAAAACAATTTAAAGAAAAAATAAAAGCTAATGATTTTTTAGAATATGCAGAAGTATATGACAATTATTATGGCACACCTAAGTCTAATGTTGAAGAAATATTAGAAAGTGGAAAAGATGTTATTTTAGAAATAGATATACAAGGTGCATTAAAAGTTAAGGAAAATACAGAAGAGGGCGTTTTCATATTTATACTTCCACCATCTATGGAAGAATTAAAACAAAGAATTATAAGTCGTGGAAGCGAAACTCAAGAATCATTAATGAAAAGATTTAATTCTGCGTACAAAGAAATAAATTATATTTCTAAATATAATTATGCAGTCGTAAATGACAAGGTTGAGACTGCAGTTGAAAAATTGGAAGCTATAATATCTGCTGAAAAATGCAGAGTAGATAGAATAAAAGATAGTATATTATATTCGAAGGAGGGCATGACAAATGAACAACTCTATGATTGA
- the remA gene encoding extracellular matrix/biofilm regulator RemA, giving the protein MGIKLINIGFGNIVSANRLVAIVSPESAPIKRIIQEARDRGMLIDATYGRRTRAVIITDSDHIILSAVQPETVAHRLATKDEVVVDEVDE; this is encoded by the coding sequence ATGGGAATTAAATTAATAAACATAGGTTTTGGCAATATAGTTTCTGCAAATAGATTAGTTGCAATTGTTAGCCCAGAATCAGCACCTATTAAAAGAATTATTCAAGAAGCAAGGGACAGAGGGATGCTTATAGATGCTACTTATGGAAGAAGAACTAGAGCAGTTATAATAACCGATAGTGATCATATTATATTATCAGCAGTTCAACCTGAAACAGTGGCTCATAGATTAGCAACAAAAGATGAAGTAGTAGTTGATGAGGTTGATGAATAA
- a CDS encoding YicC/YloC family endoribonuclease: MIKSMTSFGRAQSEEGKASCFSIEMKSVNHRYLDINIRMPRTMLALEEKIRSIISKKLNRGKVDVFINYKNYGNDVGKPKLNMELAKNYYECLKQIQKELGSIDDISTTKIARFPDVINLEEREEDLDNIFNEISPLVESALSLMEEMRGKEGEKLKEDILSKAKIIEEYVGEIEKVADNIPKHYKKKLEERLSELLSGVDIDESRIALEVAILSDKAAVDEEITRLRSHLSQMRSTLDLNESIGRKLDFIIQEMNREANTIASKSTDVDMTNKVIEVKNTIEKIREQVQNIE, translated from the coding sequence TTGATAAAAAGTATGACTAGCTTTGGAAGAGCTCAAAGTGAAGAAGGCAAAGCTTCATGTTTTTCTATAGAAATGAAAAGTGTAAATCATAGATATTTAGATATAAATATTAGAATGCCTAGAACAATGCTTGCCCTAGAAGAGAAAATAAGAAGTATAATTAGTAAAAAATTAAATAGAGGTAAAGTTGATGTTTTTATAAATTATAAGAATTATGGAAATGATGTTGGAAAACCGAAATTAAATATGGAGTTAGCTAAGAATTATTATGAATGTTTAAAGCAAATCCAAAAGGAATTAGGTAGTATAGATGATATATCTACTACTAAAATAGCTAGGTTTCCAGATGTAATTAATTTAGAAGAACGAGAAGAGGATTTGGATAATATTTTTAATGAAATTTCTCCATTGGTTGAATCTGCTCTGAGTCTCATGGAAGAAATGAGAGGTAAAGAAGGAGAAAAGTTAAAAGAAGACATATTATCAAAAGCTAAAATAATAGAAGAATATGTTGGAGAAATTGAAAAAGTAGCAGATAATATCCCTAAGCACTACAAGAAAAAGCTTGAAGAAAGATTAAGCGAATTATTATCTGGAGTAGATATTGATGAAAGTCGTATAGCCCTTGAAGTAGCTATTCTTTCTGATAAGGCAGCTGTAGATGAAGAAATAACTAGACTTAGAAGCCACTTAAGTCAAATGAGAAGCACTTTGGATTTAAATGAATCAATTGGAAGAAAATTAGATTTCATAATTCAAGAAATGAATAGAGAAGCTAATACTATAGCATCTAAATCAACAGATGTAGATATGACTAACAAAGTAATAGAAGTGAAGAATACAATTGAAAAAATAAGAGAGCAAGTTCAAAATATTGAATAA
- a CDS encoding PBECR3 domain-containing polyvalent protein, producing MKREYKAYKKVGKIKISISEFLELDLSRIVYASPGVINHIKKRHGRQLTKKMKDNIIDIIEKIIKNPEYVGLDYGRVSVGSLQLIKKIDNIILLLGLEIDIDEQYIYVATMYPITLSKLNARIYKGRVLKAENIELKESI from the coding sequence ATGAAAAGAGAGTATAAAGCTTATAAGAAAGTTGGCAAAATAAAAATCTCTATAAGTGAGTTCTTGGAGCTTGATTTATCTAGAATTGTTTATGCCTCTCCAGGTGTTATAAACCATATAAAAAAAAGACATGGTAGGCAACTCACCAAAAAGATGAAAGATAATATAATAGATATTATAGAAAAAATAATAAAAAACCCGGAATATGTTGGATTAGACTATGGTCGAGTATCGGTTGGATCACTTCAATTGATAAAAAAGATTGATAATATTATTTTACTTTTGGGATTGGAAATTGATATAGACGAACAATATATATATGTAGCAACAATGTATCCTATTACGTTGTCAAAATTGAATGCAAGAATATACAAGGGAAGAGTATTAAAAGCTGAAAATATTGAATTAAAAGAGAGTATATAG
- the spoIVA gene encoding stage IV sporulation protein A gives MDDFNIYKDIADRTQGDIYVGVVGPVRTGKSTFIKKFMDLMVIPKIDNTYKKERAKDELPQSGSGKNIHTTEPKFVPNEAVEINLGDEIKFKVRMVDCVGYIVKGALGYLDGEESKMVHTPWFDYEIPFEDAAEIGTRKVINDHSTIGLVVTTDGTITGIDRNDYIDAEERVISELQSLNKPFIVVLNTSKPNSQETKVLKKELEDKYNVTVQVMDVYNMEEQDIEELFKHVLKEFPIKEINIDMPEWLEKLECNHWLKKDFFNIIMNMSQDVSRVRDIKYCLNNFEEEDFMGTAAIKEVDLGNGMAKVLMKPKDGIFYKVLSEICDLEVKSESDLLGIIKDLTHAKYEYDKVKDALEDVKETGYGLVAPQLAEMKFEEPEIIKQGNKYGVKLKASAPSLHFIKCDIKTEISPIMGSEKESEELVKGLLDQFETNPDLLWQSNMFGKSLEVLVKEGLQNKLYKMPEDVQVKIQKTLQKIINEGNGGLICIIL, from the coding sequence ATGGATGATTTTAACATATACAAAGATATAGCAGATAGAACCCAAGGGGACATATATGTAGGAGTTGTAGGACCAGTTAGAACAGGTAAATCTACATTTATAAAAAAATTCATGGATCTTATGGTAATACCTAAAATTGATAATACTTATAAAAAGGAAAGAGCTAAAGATGAATTGCCACAAAGCGGATCTGGCAAAAACATTCATACAACAGAACCTAAGTTTGTACCTAATGAGGCAGTTGAAATAAATTTAGGAGACGAAATTAAATTTAAAGTAAGGATGGTTGATTGCGTAGGATATATTGTAAAAGGCGCACTAGGTTATTTAGACGGAGAGGAAAGTAAGATGGTTCATACGCCTTGGTTTGATTATGAGATTCCTTTTGAAGATGCTGCTGAAATTGGAACAAGAAAGGTTATAAATGACCATTCTACAATAGGTCTTGTAGTTACTACAGATGGTACTATAACAGGAATAGATAGAAATGATTATATAGATGCAGAGGAAAGGGTAATATCCGAACTGCAATCCTTAAATAAACCGTTTATTGTTGTTCTTAATACAAGTAAACCTAATTCTCAAGAAACTAAGGTACTGAAGAAAGAATTAGAAGATAAATATAATGTAACAGTACAAGTCATGGACGTTTATAATATGGAAGAACAAGATATTGAAGAATTATTTAAACATGTACTTAAAGAATTCCCTATAAAAGAGATTAATATAGATATGCCTGAATGGTTAGAAAAATTAGAGTGTAACCATTGGCTAAAAAAAGACTTTTTCAACATAATTATGAATATGAGTCAAGATGTTTCTAGAGTAAGAGACATTAAATATTGTTTAAATAATTTTGAAGAAGAAGATTTTATGGGAACAGCGGCAATAAAAGAAGTTGATTTAGGGAATGGAATGGCAAAAGTACTTATGAAACCTAAAGATGGAATTTTTTATAAAGTTCTTAGTGAAATATGTGATTTAGAAGTTAAATCTGAAAGTGATTTACTTGGTATCATAAAAGATTTAACTCATGCTAAATATGAATATGATAAAGTCAAAGATGCATTAGAAGATGTAAAGGAAACTGGATACGGACTAGTTGCGCCACAACTTGCAGAAATGAAGTTTGAAGAACCTGAAATTATTAAACAAGGTAATAAATATGGTGTAAAGTTAAAAGCTAGTGCTCCAAGCTTACATTTTATAAAATGTGATATAAAAACTGAAATAAGTCCTATAATGGGATCTGAAAAGGAATCAGAAGAACTCGTAAAAGGATTACTTGATCAATTTGAAACAAACCCAGATCTCCTTTGGCAAAGTAACATGTTTGGAAAATCATTAGAAGTGCTAGTAAAGGAAGGGTTACAAAACAAATTATATAAGATGCCAGAAGATGTACAAGTTAAGATTCAAAAAACATTACAAAAAATCATTAATGAAGGTAATGGCGGATTGATTTGTATAATACTTTAA
- a CDS encoding NAD(P)H-dependent glycerol-3-phosphate dehydrogenase, with product MSKITFLGGGSFGSALAVLLAEKNNIVNIYDRNESVVNEINIKRTNEKYMKDLIFPATVTTFNNIDEAIEGTDYIVLSVPSHVIRSMCKLLKGKISKDIPIISIAKGIEENSDKRLSVVIEEELDNPVVILSGPSHAEEVNMRLPTTIVSTSKDMKYAADVQDLFMNSYFRIYTNDDLIGVEIGGAVKNIIALAAGVIDGLGYGDNTKAALLTRGMKEISRVGTALGGRLETFYGLTGMGDLIVTCTSMHSRNRRAGLLIGKGMPVEEALKEVGMVVEGVKACRAFYELKEKMDISMPITDGLYKGLFEGRDAKVIIDELMNRGKKSETF from the coding sequence ATGAGTAAGATTACTTTTCTAGGCGGGGGAAGCTTTGGTAGTGCCCTGGCTGTGTTACTTGCAGAAAAAAATAATATTGTTAATATATACGACAGGAATGAAAGTGTTGTTAATGAAATAAATATTAAAAGAACAAATGAAAAGTATATGAAAGATTTAATATTCCCGGCCACCGTAACTACATTTAATAATATTGATGAAGCAATTGAAGGCACTGATTATATTGTATTATCAGTTCCTTCTCATGTTATTAGAAGTATGTGCAAACTATTAAAAGGAAAAATATCTAAGGATATACCAATAATTTCAATTGCTAAAGGAATTGAAGAAAATAGTGATAAAAGATTATCAGTTGTAATTGAAGAAGAATTAGATAATCCAGTAGTTATTTTATCAGGTCCAAGTCATGCAGAAGAAGTTAATATGAGGCTTCCAACTACGATTGTAAGTACATCTAAAGATATGAAATATGCAGCAGACGTTCAAGACTTATTTATGAATTCATATTTTAGAATTTATACTAATGATGATCTTATAGGAGTTGAAATTGGTGGTGCTGTGAAAAATATAATTGCACTAGCTGCAGGTGTTATTGATGGTCTTGGATATGGAGATAATACAAAGGCTGCACTTCTTACAAGAGGGATGAAAGAAATTTCTAGAGTTGGAACAGCACTTGGTGGAAGATTAGAAACTTTTTATGGGTTGACTGGTATGGGAGATCTGATAGTTACGTGCACATCTATGCATTCTAGAAATAGAAGAGCTGGTTTATTAATAGGCAAAGGAATGCCAGTTGAAGAAGCTCTAAAAGAAGTTGGAATGGTTGTTGAAGGTGTAAAGGCATGTAGAGCTTTTTATGAGCTTAAAGAAAAGATGGATATATCCATGCCTATAACAGATGGTCTTTATAAAGGTCTATTTGAAGGCAGAGATGCTAAAGTTATTATTGATGAACTTATGAATAGAGGCAAAAAAAGCGAAACATTTTAA
- the der gene encoding ribosome biogenesis GTPase Der, whose translation MAKPIVAIVGRPNVGKSTLFNKLAGKRISIVQDTPGVTRDRVYAEAEWLSYNFTMIDTGGIEPENQDIILKQMRRQAKIAIETADVIIFIVDGKEGLTASDHEVATMLRKSKKPVVLVVNKIDNLKDENNAFEFYNLGIGEPITISAGQGLGLGDMLDEVVKNFDKSIYDTDDDEYIRIAMVGKPNVGKSSLINKLLGEERVIVSDIPGTTRDAIDSYLETSEGKFILVDTAGIRRKSKVKEEIERYSVIRTYTAIERADVCILMIDATDGVTEQDEKIIGYAHELRKAIMVIVNKWDLVEKDGKTLDKFKKELQGNLKFLSYAEYLFISALTGQRTNKVLSMAKYCYDNYSKRISTGILNDVVSKAVLMKEPPTVSLKRMKIYYVTQVATKPPKFVFFVNDENARHFSYERYMENQLRNSFDFKGTGIQIEYRSRKE comes from the coding sequence ATGGCTAAACCGATAGTTGCTATAGTTGGAAGACCTAATGTTGGAAAATCAACATTATTTAATAAATTAGCAGGAAAAAGAATTTCAATAGTACAAGATACACCAGGTGTTACAAGAGATAGGGTATATGCAGAAGCTGAATGGCTAAGTTATAACTTTACAATGATAGATACAGGTGGTATTGAACCAGAAAACCAAGATATTATATTAAAACAAATGAGAAGACAAGCAAAAATTGCAATTGAAACTGCAGATGTAATAATATTTATAGTTGATGGAAAAGAAGGATTAACTGCATCAGACCATGAAGTTGCAACAATGCTTAGAAAGAGCAAAAAACCAGTAGTTTTAGTAGTTAATAAAATCGACAATTTAAAAGATGAAAATAATGCATTTGAATTTTACAATTTAGGAATAGGTGAGCCTATAACAATATCAGCAGGTCAAGGACTAGGACTTGGAGATATGCTTGATGAAGTAGTTAAGAATTTTGATAAATCAATTTACGATACAGATGATGATGAATATATTAGAATAGCTATGGTTGGTAAACCTAATGTAGGGAAGTCTTCATTAATTAATAAATTACTTGGTGAAGAAAGAGTAATAGTTTCAGATATTCCAGGAACAACAAGAGATGCAATAGATAGTTATTTAGAAACATCAGAAGGCAAATTTATCTTAGTTGATACTGCTGGGATTAGAAGAAAGTCAAAGGTAAAAGAAGAAATTGAAAGATATAGTGTTATAAGAACTTATACTGCAATTGAAAGAGCTGATGTTTGTATACTTATGATTGATGCAACAGATGGTGTTACAGAGCAAGATGAAAAAATCATAGGATATGCACATGAGCTTAGAAAAGCTATTATGGTTATTGTTAACAAGTGGGATCTAGTTGAAAAAGATGGTAAGACTTTAGATAAATTCAAAAAGGAATTACAAGGAAACTTAAAGTTCTTAAGTTATGCTGAGTATTTATTTATTTCTGCATTAACAGGACAAAGAACTAATAAGGTACTTTCAATGGCGAAATATTGTTATGATAATTATAGCAAGAGAATTTCAACAGGAATATTAAATGACGTTGTAAGTAAAGCAGTTCTTATGAAAGAACCACCTACAGTTTCACTTAAGAGAATGAAAATTTACTATGTAACTCAAGTTGCAACTAAACCACCAAAGTTCGTGTTCTTTGTAAATGATGAAAATGCTAGACATTTCTCATATGAAAGATATATGGAAAATCAATTAAGAAATAGTTTTGATTTTAAAGGAACTGGTATACAAATAGAATATAGATCAAGAAAGGAATAA
- a CDS encoding DUF512 domain-containing protein: protein MKNIITKVISNGIAEEVGIEVNDVLLSINDNKINDIIDYKFLSADEELVLEIEKANGEIWEIEIEKEYGEDLGIEFGGGLMDVAKSCSNKCIFCFIDQLPKGMRETLYFKDDDSRLSFLQGNFVTLTNMKDEDIDRIIKYHISPINVSVHTTNPHLRVQMLNNKFAGDVFERMQKLAAAGIIMNAQIVSVPGINNGEELKRTIKDLYTLYPQVSDVAVVPIGITKFRQGLKEVKTYTKEMSIEELEAVKRLQDMYIREIGEPFVRLSDEFYLVADKQIPRQEFYDDYHQIEDGIGMVRCFRDAIINTLDDLDLKNSGSFSIVTGCLAYNELLEATHKIKRRNSKIKIDAYKIINNYFGETITIAGLLTGTDIIDQMKGIINSEYLILSNNMFRKGYELADSDEQIMLDNMKIKDIELALNVKVIVVDYTGEDLIQKLNETNKEENKNG from the coding sequence ATGAAAAATATTATAACAAAAGTAATCTCAAATGGAATTGCAGAAGAAGTCGGGATTGAAGTTAATGATGTTTTACTATCTATTAATGATAATAAAATAAATGATATTATAGATTATAAATTTTTATCAGCCGATGAAGAACTTGTTTTAGAAATAGAAAAGGCAAATGGCGAGATATGGGAAATTGAAATTGAAAAAGAATATGGTGAGGATTTAGGCATAGAATTTGGTGGCGGCTTAATGGATGTAGCAAAATCATGTAGCAATAAATGCATATTTTGTTTTATAGATCAGCTTCCAAAGGGAATGAGAGAAACACTATATTTTAAAGATGATGATTCAAGATTATCTTTTCTGCAAGGTAACTTTGTTACTCTAACCAATATGAAGGACGAAGATATTGATAGAATAATTAAATATCACATAAGTCCTATCAACGTATCTGTTCATACAACAAATCCACACCTTAGAGTTCAAATGCTTAACAACAAATTTGCTGGAGATGTATTTGAAAGAATGCAAAAACTAGCAGCTGCAGGGATTATAATGAATGCACAAATAGTTTCAGTTCCAGGAATAAATAATGGAGAGGAACTTAAAAGAACAATTAAAGACTTATATACATTATATCCACAAGTTTCTGATGTCGCAGTAGTTCCAATAGGTATAACTAAATTTAGACAAGGACTTAAAGAGGTTAAGACATATACAAAAGAAATGTCTATAGAAGAACTTGAAGCAGTTAAAAGACTTCAAGACATGTATATAAGAGAAATTGGAGAACCATTTGTTAGATTATCTGATGAATTTTATTTAGTCGCAGATAAACAAATTCCACGTCAAGAGTTTTATGATGATTATCATCAAATAGAAGATGGAATAGGTATGGTTAGATGCTTTAGAGATGCCATAATTAACACATTAGATGATTTGGATTTAAAGAATAGTGGCAGTTTTTCTATTGTTACAGGGTGCCTCGCATATAATGAATTGTTAGAAGCTACGCATAAAATTAAAAGACGAAATTCTAAAATAAAAATTGATGCTTACAAGATAATAAATAATTATTTTGGAGAGACAATTACTATAGCGGGACTTTTAACAGGAACTGATATAATAGATCAAATGAAGGGCATAATAAATAGTGAATATTTAATATTGTCTAATAATATGTTTAGAAAAGGATATGAGCTCGCGGATTCTGATGAACAAATTATGTTAGATAATATGAAAATAAAAGATATAGAATTAGCTTTAAACGTGAAGGTTATAGTAGTAGATTACACAGGAGAAGATTTGATTCAAAAATTAAATGAAACAAACAAGGAGGAAAATAAAAATGGCTAA
- a CDS encoding GntG family PLP-dependent aldolase codes for MNLIRDYRSDAATLATFEMRQAMANAEVGDDFSREDPTVNHLEEMSAKMFGKEAGLFVISCTMANQIAIMTSTHHGDEVLVGEESHIYNMETGGLAALAGVQTRSLRSSEGHFDFQDIQKSIRKRGLQVPMTKVLCLENTYDLNRGIPLSKEYISEVSLLAHKNDLLVYLDGARIFNAASALKVEPKILCKDIDIMQFSLCKGLSAPVGSVLLGTKDFIEKARRMRQRIGGGLAQAGHMAAAGVVALETMIDRIQDDNINAKNLAIGLANLNENIVNYEKTLTNIVQIDLKSVGKDAYYMSKDLEEHGIKIKVIDRETCRLVTHRGITAEDIEETINIIKNTIR; via the coding sequence ATGAATTTAATTAGAGATTATAGAAGTGATGCAGCAACATTAGCTACATTTGAAATGCGACAAGCTATGGCAAATGCAGAAGTAGGAGATGATTTTAGTCGTGAGGATCCAACCGTAAACCACTTAGAAGAAATGAGTGCTAAAATGTTTGGAAAAGAAGCTGGACTATTTGTAATTTCTTGTACTATGGCAAACCAAATAGCTATTATGACTTCTACTCACCACGGAGATGAAGTATTAGTTGGTGAGGAGTCCCACATTTATAATATGGAAACTGGAGGATTAGCTGCACTTGCAGGAGTACAAACCAGATCTCTTAGAAGCAGCGAAGGACATTTTGATTTTCAAGACATTCAAAAATCAATTAGAAAACGTGGACTACAAGTTCCAATGACAAAGGTATTATGTTTAGAAAATACATATGATTTAAACCGTGGTATTCCGCTATCAAAAGAGTATATATCTGAAGTATCTTTACTAGCTCATAAAAATGATCTACTAGTTTATTTAGATGGAGCTCGAATATTTAATGCGGCAAGTGCTCTAAAAGTTGAACCTAAAATATTATGTAAAGATATAGATATTATGCAGTTCTCTCTCTGCAAAGGATTAAGTGCACCTGTAGGATCTGTTCTTCTTGGAACAAAAGATTTTATTGAAAAAGCACGAAGAATGAGACAAAGAATTGGTGGTGGATTGGCACAGGCTGGTCATATGGCAGCAGCAGGTGTTGTTGCACTTGAAACCATGATTGATAGGATACAAGATGATAATATAAACGCTAAGAATTTAGCAATAGGACTTGCTAATTTAAATGAGAATATAGTCAATTATGAAAAGACGCTAACTAATATTGTACAAATAGACCTTAAAAGTGTTGGAAAAGATGCTTACTATATGAGTAAGGATTTAGAAGAACATGGAATAAAAATAAAAGTTATAGATAGAGAAACCTGCCGACTTGTAACTCATAGAGGTATTACAGCAGAAGATATTGAAGAAACAATCAACATAATAAAGAATACAATAAGATAG
- a CDS encoding DUF5673 domain-containing protein, whose product MNEFSFFDIMLIVLGASLLLKDLYTVCHHGELIMKVKEDRGLIIFYIVGLIIVCMMFWHNVRDYFYYGKSNRINNINNILGIIFLIEVSISTIIKTFINSQIRENGIYYFGYFYKWSKIQSYSLVSPNRIEFKVNTLFKTNKSFKLNINEEVKFKVDEVIQRNLSS is encoded by the coding sequence TTGAATGAGTTTTCTTTTTTTGATATAATGCTGATTGTTTTGGGAGCAAGTTTATTACTAAAAGATTTATATACAGTATGCCATCATGGGGAATTAATTATGAAAGTAAAAGAAGACAGAGGTTTAATTATTTTCTATATAGTGGGATTAATAATAGTTTGTATGATGTTCTGGCATAATGTAAGAGATTATTTTTACTATGGAAAAAGTAATAGAATTAATAATATTAATAATATTTTAGGAATAATATTTTTGATAGAAGTCTCAATATCAACTATAATAAAGACATTTATAAATTCACAAATAAGAGAAAATGGAATATATTACTTTGGTTATTTTTATAAATGGTCTAAAATTCAGAGTTATAGCCTGGTATCACCAAATAGAATTGAATTTAAAGTGAATACATTGTTTAAAACTAATAAAAGTTTTAAACTTAACATAAATGAAGAAGTTAAATTTAAAGTAGACGAAGTAATACAAAGAAACCTTTCTTCATAA